Proteins found in one Candidatus Poribacteria bacterium genomic segment:
- a CDS encoding DUF951 domain-containing protein: MRSPLPSRTFKLRIGDILYMKKEHPCGSRKWRVWKLGLDVGIECLGCGRRVKIRREKLERKIKRVISPPDVNRTPLSTSPASHPDLL, from the coding sequence ATGAGATCACCTCTTCCATCGAGGACGTTTAAGCTTAGGATAGGTGATATCCTCTATATGAAAAAGGAGCACCCGTGTGGAAGCAGGAAATGGCGTGTATGGAAGCTGGGTCTGGACGTGGGGATTGAATGTCTCGGTTGCGGCAGAAGGGTAAAGATAAGACGTGAGAAGCTGGAGAGGAAGATAAAGCGGGTGATCAGCCCGCCCGATGTGAATAGGACTCCTTTATCCACCTCTCCAGCGTCCCATCCGGATCTTCTATGA
- a CDS encoding aminoacyl-tRNA hydrolase: MDLRMVVGLGNPGERYAMTRHNLGFRVIDELVGRLDPPSPILQDEALVYKVEAADKPLLLIKPMTYMNASGRAVKALMDRYDLSPQQMLVIFDDVNLDPGVLRIRAKGSDGGHNGVRSVIESIGTRDFPRLRIGIGRPDDMDLIDYVLGEITSQEAEILTTAVKRAADAVLFMLTDGVERAMSRFNGPVMV, from the coding sequence ATGGATCTCCGGATGGTCGTCGGATTGGGAAATCCGGGTGAAAGATATGCCATGACCAGACATAATCTGGGTTTTAGGGTGATCGATGAGCTCGTCGGCAGGCTCGATCCTCCTTCCCCTATCCTTCAGGATGAGGCTTTAGTTTATAAGGTTGAAGCCGCGGATAAGCCCCTTTTACTCATTAAGCCGATGACCTACATGAACGCCAGCGGCAGAGCGGTTAAAGCCCTCATGGACAGATACGACCTTTCCCCTCAACAGATGCTGGTCATATTCGACGACGTCAACCTTGATCCCGGAGTTTTGAGGATCAGAGCGAAGGGAAGCGATGGCGGTCATAACGGCGTAAGATCTGTAATCGAGTCGATTGGGACTCGGGATTTCCCCAGGTTGAGGATAGGAATCGGCAGGCCGGATGATATGGATCTCATAGACTATGTGCTGGGGGAGATCACCTCCCAGGAGGCGGAGATCCTCACGACGGCGGTCAAAAGGGCGGCGGACGCCGTCCTTTTCATGCTGACCGATGGGGTAGAACGGGCTATGAGCAGGTTTAACGGGCCGGTGATGGTATGA
- a CDS encoding GerMN domain-containing protein, whose amino-acid sequence MCREEGKANRLIITIFVLVAALSTVMAFLISRGLERSEFTYQPQTDLPPENPPSEGKKVKVRLYFLSPSTGNLEMEERLIPAQQNPAETARTIISELSAGSKKGLISPVPPELTLRAIFIDRANRIYLDFPSAAMLKIPRSPESEIEFLSAILSSIKVNLPHIKEVQILVDGHNAQTLTGYLDVSLPIPIDDFLKEVL is encoded by the coding sequence ATGTGTCGGGAAGAGGGGAAAGCCAATAGGCTGATAATAACGATATTCGTCCTGGTGGCGGCCCTTTCAACGGTGATGGCCTTTCTGATCTCCAGAGGGCTTGAGCGATCTGAGTTTACATATCAACCTCAGACCGATCTCCCCCCTGAAAATCCGCCATCTGAAGGAAAGAAGGTGAAGGTGAGACTATATTTCCTCTCGCCATCCACGGGAAACCTGGAGATGGAGGAGCGCCTGATTCCGGCTCAGCAAAATCCGGCCGAAACGGCAAGAACGATTATCTCAGAGCTCTCCGCCGGATCGAAGAAGGGGCTTATCAGTCCCGTCCCCCCTGAACTTACCCTAAGAGCCATCTTTATAGATAGAGCCAATAGAATATATCTGGATTTCCCCTCCGCTGCTATGCTCAAGATTCCAAGATCCCCTGAATCGGAGATCGAGTTCCTCTCCGCGATCCTCAGCTCCATCAAGGTGAATTTGCCTCACATAAAAGAGGTGCAGATATTGGTGGACGGGCATAACGCTCAGACGCTGACGGGATATCTGGACGTATCGCTTCCCATACCGATAGATGACTTCCTGAAGGAGGTGTTGTGA
- a CDS encoding N-acetylmuramoyl-L-alanine amidase — MLQSIRLTPMIHSKTAILTAVLLLSAQISGGSDTLRVLDEVGGEIASLRLYRIGGRGYVLSDDLCSAFNAKQRYIPITHKLQILVGKHRVDLHIGERSFLVDDRAWSKPLPYPVQLISDRPALPVEFVSTVLPDLLGLKGEFDSKGMVLRLLSSIPTPPPTTSEGKFTVVIDPGHGGSDSGLVMGNLREKDVNLRIAEVIASKLRGKGVEVRLTRGKDIPLSLDRRIRFANSLHCDLYFSIHCDGSAIRQKRGYRILVDRIWRERREGMIVAASPPLSAERLQTAYELATKIASGFEGIGLAGRVYRLPIHRFSELTMPALILEPGFLSNDADRVLLTDEDFLNSIGDVVAEVISEMKGDVSGRGESQ, encoded by the coding sequence TTGCTCCAATCGATACGACTAACACCGATGATTCACAGCAAAACCGCCATTTTAACGGCGGTTTTGTTATTATCGGCCCAGATATCAGGGGGCTCTGATACGCTCAGAGTCCTGGACGAGGTAGGGGGGGAAATCGCATCCCTTCGACTTTACCGCATCGGCGGAAGAGGGTATGTGCTGTCGGATGATCTGTGTTCGGCCTTTAACGCCAAACAGCGTTACATCCCGATAACCCATAAACTTCAGATCCTTGTCGGCAAACACAGGGTCGATCTCCATATCGGCGAGAGATCCTTCTTGGTGGACGATAGAGCGTGGAGCAAACCTCTACCCTATCCCGTTCAGCTTATCTCGGATAGACCGGCCCTTCCCGTTGAATTCGTCTCGACCGTTTTGCCCGATCTCCTGGGTCTCAAGGGGGAGTTCGACTCAAAAGGAATGGTGCTCAGATTGCTCTCCTCTATCCCCACACCACCTCCGACAACATCCGAAGGCAAGTTCACGGTCGTAATCGACCCCGGACACGGGGGTTCCGATTCGGGATTGGTGATGGGAAACCTCCGTGAGAAGGACGTTAACCTGAGGATCGCCGAGGTGATCGCCTCAAAGTTAAGGGGAAAGGGAGTTGAGGTCAGGTTGACCAGAGGTAAGGACATCCCGTTATCCCTTGATAGGAGAATCCGTTTCGCCAACTCCCTTCACTGCGATCTCTACTTCTCCATCCACTGTGACGGTTCAGCGATACGGCAAAAACGAGGTTATAGGATCCTGGTCGATAGGATCTGGAGAGAGAGGCGAGAAGGGATGATCGTGGCTGCCAGCCCTCCACTTAGCGCTGAGAGGCTTCAGACGGCCTATGAGCTGGCCACCAAGATAGCGAGTGGATTCGAGGGGATCGGGCTGGCCGGAAGGGTTTATAGATTGCCGATACATCGATTCTCCGAATTAACCATGCCAGCTCTGATCCTGGAGCCGGGTTTTCTCTCCAACGATGCCGATAGAGTTCTGCTGACGGATGAAGATTTCCTTAACTCCATCGGCGATGTGGTGGCCGAAGTGATATCGGAGATGAAAGGCGATGTGTCGGGAAGAGGGGAAAGCCAATAG
- a CDS encoding 4-(cytidine 5'-diphospho)-2-C-methyl-D-erythritol kinase, whose product MRFAAHAKVNLYLDVLRKREDGYHDILTIFQSISLADELVIERSEGIWVECDVPGLPSGEMNLAYRAAKLLKETAGLKAGVRIEIHKRIPIGAGLGGGSADAAAVLVGMNELFNLNLPRGTLMELGSEIGADVPFCILGGTALGEGIGDKLTRIPFIGEIWFLLLNPAIHISTGWAYRNLRLTKPRGNANILIQRFKGINSPESVSSLLYNLFETVVFPEYPEVARLKVRLQESGALGALMSGSGSTVFGIFRSREEAETACELLRGEVPFCFVVCAVNEGVVKIS is encoded by the coding sequence ATGAGGTTTGCTGCACATGCTAAGGTGAATCTCTATCTGGATGTTTTGAGGAAGCGGGAAGACGGATATCACGACATACTGACGATCTTTCAATCCATAAGCCTTGCCGATGAGCTTGTGATCGAGAGATCTGAAGGTATATGGGTGGAGTGCGATGTTCCGGGATTGCCCTCGGGCGAGATGAACCTGGCATACAGGGCGGCGAAGTTGCTCAAAGAGACGGCGGGTCTTAAAGCCGGAGTTAGGATTGAGATACACAAACGGATCCCGATCGGCGCCGGGCTTGGGGGAGGGAGCGCGGACGCAGCCGCAGTCCTAGTCGGAATGAACGAGCTTTTCAACCTCAACCTTCCCCGTGGAACTTTGATGGAACTCGGTTCTGAGATAGGCGCCGATGTGCCGTTCTGTATCCTGGGAGGCACCGCCCTCGGAGAGGGAATCGGCGACAAACTGACGAGGATCCCCTTCATCGGCGAGATCTGGTTTCTATTGCTCAACCCAGCGATCCATATCTCCACAGGGTGGGCATACAGGAACTTACGGTTGACTAAACCGAGAGGAAATGCTAATATTTTAATTCAGCGGTTTAAAGGGATTAATTCCCCCGAATCGGTCTCCTCGCTGTTGTATAACCTCTTCGAGACCGTTGTTTTCCCTGAATATCCCGAGGTGGCCAGGTTAAAGGTGAGGCTTCAGGAATCGGGGGCGCTGGGAGCTCTGATGAGCGGAAGCGGTTCCACGGTTTTCGGGATCTTCAGGTCGAGGGAGGAGGCCGAGACGGCGTGTGAACTTCTGCGAGGTGAGGTTCCCTTTTGCTTCGTCGTGTGCGCCGTGAATGAGGGAGTTGTAAAGATTTCCTGA
- a CDS encoding 50S ribosomal protein L25/general stress protein Ctc: protein MLQERIEVQPREGLGKGAARALRRQGLIPGVVYGHNFGPIPVQVELEELKRLLHHESIESMLIRMKLNGREETVMIKEIQRHPVTYDILHVDFHRVSLTEEVTTRVPVELVGESIGVKEGGILEFLLRELEIRCLPTEIPEHIAIDISQMRIGDSLRVGDLKLKEGITVLDDPDTVIVLIAAPVVREEIEEVEEAAEEAEEEEPELVGEKKEEEEES from the coding sequence ATGTTACAGGAGAGGATAGAGGTTCAACCCAGAGAGGGACTGGGAAAAGGCGCCGCTAGAGCTCTTAGGAGACAGGGATTGATCCCTGGCGTCGTCTACGGCCATAACTTCGGTCCCATACCCGTGCAGGTCGAACTCGAGGAGCTCAAACGACTTTTACACCACGAATCCATCGAAAGCATGCTTATAAGGATGAAGCTCAACGGCAGGGAAGAGACCGTTATGATCAAGGAGATCCAGCGACATCCGGTTACCTATGATATCCTGCATGTCGATTTCCATAGGGTCTCCCTGACCGAGGAGGTCACAACACGAGTTCCCGTTGAACTCGTCGGAGAATCGATCGGCGTTAAGGAGGGTGGTATCCTCGAGTTCCTGCTCCGAGAGCTTGAGATAAGATGTCTGCCCACAGAAATACCCGAACATATCGCCATAGATATATCACAGATGAGGATAGGGGATTCCCTCAGAGTTGGTGATCTGAAGCTGAAAGAGGGCATAACCGTTCTGGACGATCCGGATACCGTCATAGTTCTGATCGCTGCTCCCGTCGTGCGAGAGGAGATCGAGGAGGTCGAAGAGGCGGCAGAGGAAGCTGAAGAGGAAGAACCGGAACTCGTCGGGGAGAAAAAAGAAGAAGAGGAGGAGAGCTGA